ATCCGGTTCGGCTAGATAGTCTCCACCGTTGGCTACTAACAAATCTTCCGTACCGTCTTGATCCTGGTCAGGAATACGCTGCGGATTGTAAAAATTATAGAGGCCAGCCGTTTTTCCCGGATCTATCGAATCGCCCGCTTGGTAAAACTCCCACAGCAATTCTCCGCTTCGGCCATCAATTGCCATGAGCTCAGCGTTCCGTCCACCAATAAAAATATCATCGATCTCGTCTTGGGTGACATCCAGTAGCATTGCGGAGCCAACAATCTGATCGCGGGCGGCTACCTGCCACAGAAGTCTGCCATCACGGCCATCCAAAGCAATCACTGCCGTATCCGTAGGGTGAAGCTCCCGCTGCCCAGTACCCAGTACAATATCCAGTACGCCATCGCCCGTCAGGTCAGTAAGGCGAACGGAAGAGGTGGTTCCGATATCGGGCAAATTAGTACGCCACTGCGTAATATCGGGAGAACGGTAATACTGAATCGCTCCTACAATTAAGATAATTATGGCAATAGCTCCGCCAATGAGCATCCACTTTTTCATGGTATTGAGGTGGTGTGGTTATGGGTAGAATGCAATTGCTCAAATTTTAGTTTGTTTAGTGTAAGTTGCTTAGGCGTTTTTTCTCCCTCAGTAATCTGATAAAACGTATTCAACGAAAGATCAGTAAAAGTTTGCTGTTCAGAATTAGGCCAATGGATAGTAACCTCTTTAATAGCGTCAGCGTTTCCTAATCCAACTTCAACTCGCAAAGTGGAAGCTCCAAAGCTACCCCCCGAATTGACTTCTCGGTAAAGCTTCCGTTCGCGCTCATCTTCTTTTGCAGTTAAAACTACTTTGGTTCCGATGGCAGATCGATTAGACTGAGTTCCTACTAAATGCAGTGTGATCCAGTTATGTTCATCCTGATACGGGTTCTCGAAGAAAGCATTCTGAAAAACATCGCCTTCGTAAGCTCCACCCATCGACATAAGTAAATCCTGATCGCCATCATTATCAATATCGGAGAAAGTAACCGCGTGCCCTTTCTGCAAGTGTCCCATTCCGGTAACTGTGGTTACATCCTGAAAATATTCGCCCTGAGCGTTACGAAATACCCGGTTGGGAATTACTGAAGAGAGGGTTGGGTCGCCGGTGCCCAGATACATATCCAGCCATCCATCGTTGTCCAGGTCGCCGTAGTTAGCTCCCATCGCGTAGAGAATCTGATCCAGGTTGGTTTCTTCGGAAATATTGCTAAATGTGCCATCTTGATTGTTTCGGAACAGTAGTCCGGTTTGAGCATCGTGGGGTAATCCCAAGTATTCAGCCGCAATATCGGTAGTAATGACTCCGCCATTGCCCTGCCAATAGCCCGCAGCAAAAATATCTAACCAGCCATCCTGATCGTAGTCCCAGAACCAGGTAGCAAACGTGGGGTTGAGTCCACCCAACTGAGCTTCTTGAGTAATATCTGAAAAAGAGATTACCCCTGTTTCGTCCACGCCGTTGTTCTGAAATAGGTAATTGGAGTGTTGTTCACTACCCCCGCTGGTAGAAACATACAAGTCGGGCCAACCATCGTTGTTAAAATCTCCCGAGGTGACTCCCTTCACAATAATGGATGGAATCCGAAAACTTTCCTTACTAACCGCTACCCCGGCTGCTGAAGCTACTTCACGAAAAGTGCCATCTTGATTGTTGAGGTACAATTCACAAGGGTGAAAAGACTGGGTGCCGGAGGTCTCGTTGCCGATGAAGATATCCAGCCAACCATCACGGTTAAAGTCACTCCAGGTAGCGGTTTGGGTAGGGTGGAATGACAGAATATTTGCGGCGATAGTTACGTCAGTAAAGGTGCCATCACCGTTATTTTTTAGCAAAGAATTGGGGTGTTGCCCATACTCTTGTAGCCAAGCCCCCCGAAGGATAAACACATCTAACCAACCATCATTATTGTAATCGGCCTGAACGAGGTTTAACCCGCCGAAAAGCCCACTCAGATTAGCCGTTTCGGTTTGCTCGCTAAAGGTTCCGTTTGCACCATTCACAAAAAAACGGATCGGAGCATCTTGTCCCCATTCCGAAATCAGAATATCTAAGTAACCGTCATTCGTAAAATCATCCACGACTAATCCGCCCGAACGTCCGCGAAAGTCGAAGCCAATCTGATGGGCAATATCAGGAAACTCTTTCATGGAGTGCTCCGACTGAAAAGCCGAATCGGGAATCAACCATTCCGGTGGAACCTCGCTAGGGTGTTCACCTAGCGTCATGTAGGCTACGTTCAGTAACCAGCGCACATTTAGGTTATTTGGTTGTTGCTGGAGTATTTCTTCGTATATGGCAATGGCTTGCCTAGACCCCTGAGGTAGCTGGTGAAATCCGGCGGTTTGAATCGGGAAGAGGCAGGAAGCCGCCGTATGGTTAAGAATACAATTCTCCTGCTCACCTAAGCGAAGGTAGCTTAGCCCGAAGTACGAAGCGAGTTTATCCAATTCGGGTGCGGTAAGCTGACCGTCTAATTTTCCGGCTTCTTTTAGCACCATTAGCCTCTTCAATTCCTCTGCGGCTAACCCTGAGTCGCCCCGCCGGAGTAAATCTAGTGCCCGATAATACTGATAAGCGTAGTTATCTGGTTCAGTGAGAAGAAGGCTATCGTAGTACTGAACCCGGCTATCGTTGGCGTACATATTTTCAGAATTATCAACCAGGTCTTGAGTCTCTTTAAGCAAATGGAGCATGGTAGCGTGGCTACGTTCTTCTAATGAAGAGTCACAACCACTTATCAACATCAAGGAAATGGGGAGCAGGTAGAATCTAGTAAATAAAAAATAGTAACTGGGCATTGTGCAGTGGAAATCAACGATAAGCTAATCTACAAAAAGTATATCGTAAATAAGTTCTGACGTTGGATTACGTTGGGCATCAGTGTATCTTTTGGCGTGGAAAAACCCTTCATCATTTATCGCTCTTCCGCGGGTTCCGGCAAAACCTACACACTGGCGTTAGAGTATCTTAAACTCGCGTTGCGCCAACCTAACGCCTACCGAACAATTTTGGCCGTTACCTTCACCAACAAGGCCACTCAGGAAATGAAGGGGCGGGTGTTACAGTACCTGCATGAAGTAGCGAAAGCAGACAGTAGCTTACTACGAACTACGCTGGCTAAAGAATTGGCACTTTCGGAGATTGAACTATCCTTGCAGGCTGAGCAAACTCTTCAGTATCTGCTACACGGTTATTCCTACTTTTCGGTGATGACGATTGATGCTTTTTTTCAGAAAGTAGTGCGAGGGTTTGCCCGAGAAATGGGGCTTCAGGCCGGGTTTACTATTGAACTTGATCTGAATAAGGTTTTGGGTGAGGTGATTGACCGATTGCTGGAGGAAGTGGGCGAAAAGCAAAACCGCAGTATCCGTCGTTGGCTTACCCGCTTTGCGGAAGAAAAAGTTGAGTCAGGCAGTAGCTGGGATTTTCGGCGAGAGATTAAAGTGTTGGCAGGAGAATTATTCAAAGAGAACTACCGGGAAAAAGCTCTGGCCTTTGAAGGTAACCTAACCCCCCAAACTGCCGACAATCTGCTAAAGCAACTGCGCGAATTGCAACTGGCGTTTGAAAAGCAAATGGCGGATATTGGTGAAGCCGCTCTGAA
This region of Tunicatimonas pelagia genomic DNA includes:
- a CDS encoding CRTAC1 family protein, producing the protein MLHLLKETQDLVDNSENMYANDSRVQYYDSLLLTEPDNYAYQYYRALDLLRRGDSGLAAEELKRLMVLKEAGKLDGQLTAPELDKLASYFGLSYLRLGEQENCILNHTAASCLFPIQTAGFHQLPQGSRQAIAIYEEILQQQPNNLNVRWLLNVAYMTLGEHPSEVPPEWLIPDSAFQSEHSMKEFPDIAHQIGFDFRGRSGGLVVDDFTNDGYLDILISEWGQDAPIRFFVNGANGTFSEQTETANLSGLFGGLNLVQADYNNDGWLDVFILRGAWLQEYGQHPNSLLKNNGDGTFTDVTIAANILSFHPTQTATWSDFNRDGWLDIFIGNETSGTQSFHPCELYLNNQDGTFREVASAAGVAVSKESFRIPSIIVKGVTSGDFNNDGWPDLYVSTSGGSEQHSNYLFQNNGVDETGVISFSDITQEAQLGGLNPTFATWFWDYDQDGWLDIFAAGYWQGNGGVITTDIAAEYLGLPHDAQTGLLFRNNQDGTFSNISEETNLDQILYAMGANYGDLDNDGWLDMYLGTGDPTLSSVIPNRVFRNAQGEYFQDVTTVTGMGHLQKGHAVTFSDIDNDGDQDLLMSMGGAYEGDVFQNAFFENPYQDEHNWITLHLVGTQSNRSAIGTKVVLTAKEDERERKLYREVNSGGSFGASTLRVEVGLGNADAIKEVTIHWPNSEQQTFTDLSLNTFYQITEGEKTPKQLTLNKLKFEQLHSTHNHTTSIP